A DNA window from Fodinibius sp. Rm-B-1B1-1 contains the following coding sequences:
- a CDS encoding sulfatase-like hydrolase/transferase encodes MCGSNNKIVDISTFVRLLIGLWATVAISRVYEALVGIWYYGIEFVSAGYVSSALVHDFQLTVFLAMVLGALFVALSFTAGKISYNIIAYLAALIILINFLLITYFGATQIPLGAEFWAYSVSEMTNTVLAAERVSLVGWLFYPVVYVICYWIIKKLLVVELFPPQKKNRPLIFGAIVLLAFGGSFFVSVDEEATPAQNDKQTNKLVFFVTKSIASVDWLEGQQFAGDVGEYPLLRDANYEDDTLGPFFEEFDRSPNVVFLLVESLGGEFVGPSGQWTGFAPYLDSLSQQSLYWENGLSLSGRTFGMVPSLLGSLPFGNHGFMELGPNYPGHQSIISILNQRGYYTAFYSGYDTYFDGLDFFLDYQQTDFVLNKEKLRELLPEAARTSNYWGVDDKTMLDFSASLLDTAQAFPRLEIYHTLQSHSPFNVPNSQKYEQEFHKRINELDLSAERRNAFQRYRAELTTLLFADQAVEEFMKSYRRHSEFENTIFVITGDHWLIPVPQTSAISRYHVPIMIYSPKLKEAAHFKSVNTHAEVMPSLLALLDQNTAMQMPGSVHWMGGMMDTARHFRSTQSAPLMRNKNQISDYLYKDHYLYGDELFKLSDGLRLIPQDSSSAKNQLQKKLNEFKSINKYVVEQNRLYRDNSDAKSSPYAFISDYDTLFTRLDSAGLSIDEQFQEARQAAFNGNYEVAEVISKRILLQAPDYHDVRILLGRVNAWQGNYDEAAGYFEEVLQRDPSYADIYNAYFDNEFWQGDHQKALDVINRGLEYHPKDEQLLERKIKILYAMQRKDQAQQLFDDLRQANPDYKGLQELKKYIAE; translated from the coding sequence ATGTGTGGAAGTAATAACAAAATAGTTGATATCAGTACCTTTGTTAGATTATTAATAGGATTATGGGCAACAGTAGCAATTTCTCGTGTCTATGAAGCCTTGGTAGGGATATGGTATTACGGGATTGAGTTTGTATCGGCGGGATATGTTAGTTCTGCCTTGGTTCATGATTTCCAGTTGACCGTGTTTTTAGCCATGGTTTTGGGAGCTCTATTTGTTGCCCTCAGTTTTACCGCTGGAAAAATATCGTATAATATTATTGCTTACCTTGCCGCCCTTATCATTCTCATTAACTTTTTGTTGATAACCTATTTTGGTGCAACGCAGATCCCTTTGGGAGCTGAATTTTGGGCGTATTCTGTTAGTGAAATGACCAATACCGTTCTTGCCGCAGAAAGAGTGTCGTTGGTGGGGTGGCTCTTCTATCCGGTGGTGTATGTGATATGCTATTGGATTATAAAAAAGTTACTGGTGGTCGAGCTATTCCCACCCCAAAAGAAAAATCGCCCTTTAATTTTTGGAGCGATTGTGCTGTTGGCTTTTGGGGGTTCCTTTTTTGTTTCTGTTGATGAAGAAGCTACACCAGCTCAAAATGATAAGCAGACGAACAAGCTGGTATTTTTTGTAACAAAAAGTATTGCTTCTGTTGATTGGTTAGAAGGGCAGCAATTCGCTGGTGATGTAGGTGAATACCCACTATTACGCGATGCCAATTATGAGGATGATACACTCGGCCCATTTTTCGAAGAGTTTGATCGATCCCCAAATGTGGTGTTTCTGCTGGTGGAAAGCCTGGGAGGAGAATTTGTAGGGCCGTCGGGACAGTGGACAGGCTTTGCGCCTTATCTGGATTCCTTGTCCCAACAATCATTGTATTGGGAAAATGGGTTGAGCCTGTCGGGACGTACGTTCGGTATGGTGCCATCCCTATTGGGATCGTTACCTTTCGGCAATCATGGTTTTATGGAGCTTGGCCCCAACTACCCCGGCCACCAATCTATTATCAGTATTCTCAATCAGAGAGGATATTACACCGCATTTTATAGCGGTTATGATACATATTTTGATGGTCTCGATTTTTTCCTTGATTACCAGCAGACTGATTTTGTGTTAAATAAAGAGAAATTGCGAGAGCTGTTACCCGAAGCGGCCCGTACATCGAACTATTGGGGCGTTGATGACAAGACGATGTTGGATTTCTCTGCAAGCTTGTTAGATACGGCGCAAGCATTTCCCCGGCTGGAAATTTATCACACTCTGCAAAGCCATTCGCCATTTAATGTGCCGAATTCCCAAAAGTACGAGCAGGAGTTTCACAAAAGGATCAATGAGCTTGATCTGTCAGCTGAACGTAGAAACGCTTTCCAACGGTATCGGGCCGAGTTAACGACGCTTCTTTTTGCTGATCAGGCAGTTGAGGAATTTATGAAGTCGTATCGGAGACACTCCGAATTTGAAAATACCATATTTGTCATAACGGGCGACCATTGGCTTATTCCGGTACCTCAAACATCGGCTATTTCTCGATATCATGTGCCTATAATGATCTATTCGCCAAAATTGAAAGAGGCCGCGCATTTTAAGTCGGTAAATACCCATGCCGAAGTAATGCCGTCGTTATTGGCACTGCTTGATCAGAACACAGCAATGCAGATGCCTGGGTCGGTTCACTGGATGGGTGGGATGATGGATACGGCTCGTCATTTCAGAAGTACACAGTCGGCCCCCCTCATGCGAAATAAAAACCAGATTTCTGATTACTTGTATAAAGATCATTATTTGTATGGGGATGAACTCTTCAAGCTTAGTGATGGCCTCAGGCTTATTCCACAAGATAGTTCTTCTGCAAAAAATCAGTTGCAGAAAAAGCTGAATGAGTTTAAATCGATTAATAAATATGTGGTAGAGCAAAATCGTTTGTACAGGGACAATTCTGATGCCAAAAGTAGTCCTTATGCTTTTATATCAGATTACGATACGCTATTTACCCGCCTTGATTCGGCCGGGCTATCAATTGATGAGCAATTTCAAGAAGCCCGCCAAGCTGCCTTTAATGGTAACTATGAGGTGGCAGAAGTTATTTCTAAACGAATTTTATTGCAGGCTCCCGATTATCATGATGTGAGGATTTTATTAGGTAGAGTAAATGCATGGCAGGGAAATTATGATGAGGCCGCAGGTTATTTTGAGGAAGTCTTGCAACGAGACCCAAGCTATGCCGATATCTATAACGCTTACTTTGATAATGAATTTTGGCAGGGGGATCACCAAAAAGCACTGGATGTAATAAACAGGGGATTGGAGTATCATCCCAAGGATGAACAGCTGTTAGAACGCAAGATAAAAATACTTTACGCGATGCAGCGTAAAGATCAGGCCCAACAGTTATTTGATGATCTGCGACAGGCTAATCCAGATTACAAAGGGCTGCAGGAATTAAAAAAGTATATTGCAGAATAA
- a CDS encoding YaiO family outer membrane beta-barrel protein yields the protein MLVILIGCIPIRGQAQMDELSVDQLYEQARTLAFDEGDYQAARKYAYAALDRSPDYHGIRIFVARLYSWEQNYEKAEEELNYVLDKDPENRQALLALVDAQQWSGQLETALKTIDRALAHYPGDTEFRRKKADILYGAENYSQSETIYRSILTDDPGNRKAREGLKSAELQQMKYRATVSYRYDRFRTIFDPWHFTQFGLSRQTAIGSVTGRVEYARRFGSDGAQFNIDSYPSIAKGLYAYVSGGYSQSSIYPDYRFGLSLYKSLPSAFELEAGMRYLDFGSSKTDIYTISLTKYLGSYLFTGRSYLVPSSSGTSKSINITSRRYFGTAEKYVSFNAGYGSAPTQIEFSNDIEALNSWSVGIDAQFPLSERWFLGGNIGYDSAEYPNFVRKRLSMKANVSYRF from the coding sequence TTGTTAGTAATTCTGATAGGATGCATCCCTATTCGAGGACAAGCTCAAATGGATGAGCTTTCCGTGGATCAGCTTTATGAGCAAGCAAGGACGTTGGCATTTGATGAGGGAGACTATCAGGCGGCGCGAAAATACGCTTATGCTGCATTAGATCGAAGTCCTGATTATCATGGTATTCGTATTTTTGTGGCGCGGTTATATAGTTGGGAGCAAAACTATGAGAAGGCCGAAGAAGAGCTTAATTATGTCTTGGATAAAGATCCTGAAAACCGACAGGCTTTGCTTGCTTTGGTAGATGCTCAGCAATGGTCGGGACAGTTAGAGACTGCCCTAAAGACGATAGATCGTGCGTTGGCACATTATCCGGGAGATACAGAATTTAGACGTAAAAAAGCAGATATCCTTTATGGGGCAGAAAATTATAGCCAGTCTGAAACGATATATCGATCCATTCTTACAGATGATCCGGGTAATAGAAAAGCTCGGGAAGGATTAAAGAGTGCGGAGCTGCAACAAATGAAGTATCGGGCTACTGTTTCGTATCGTTATGATCGATTTCGGACCATTTTTGATCCCTGGCATTTTACGCAGTTTGGACTTAGTCGACAGACCGCCATTGGCTCGGTAACAGGCCGTGTTGAATACGCTCGTCGTTTTGGTTCGGATGGAGCTCAATTTAATATAGATTCGTATCCGTCAATAGCCAAAGGGCTTTATGCTTATGTCAGTGGGGGATATTCGCAATCTTCTATCTACCCGGATTATCGGTTTGGGCTTTCGTTGTATAAGTCCCTTCCCTCAGCGTTTGAGTTGGAGGCCGGTATGCGATATCTGGATTTTGGAAGTTCAAAAACGGATATCTATACCATTTCGCTGACCAAGTATTTGGGCAGTTACCTTTTTACAGGTCGATCGTATTTGGTACCGTCATCGAGTGGTACTTCAAAATCGATTAATATTACCAGTCGACGATATTTTGGGACGGCTGAAAAGTATGTGAGTTTCAATGCTGGATACGGTTCTGCTCCTACACAGATAGAATTTTCGAACGATATTGAGGCTCTGAATTCGTGGTCAGTAGGAATCGATGCACAGTTCCCGCTTTCAGAGCGTTGGTTTCTGGGCGGAAATATTGGATATGATTCCGCGGAGTATCCAAATTTTGTACGAAAACGATTAAGTATGAAGGCAAACGTGTCCTATCGATTTTAG